A portion of the Myxococcaceae bacterium JPH2 genome contains these proteins:
- a CDS encoding class I SAM-dependent methyltransferase translates to MLFQWPMRSAQALLQAYQDVEDPLYVAEKDNRYRTFRRVLKELGSAQDRSLLDVGAYCGYFLDVAREGGFRPEGLELSRWAAGHARQLGFTVHGVPLKELATRGTTYDVVTLWDVVEHFADPREELAAAFQLVRPGGRVYLSTIDVGSLVARMLGGQWPWLMDMHLFYFDRRTLAMMLEEVGFRVTDVRTYTHIISADYLLRKVSASFRPAAPVLELVRRGMPGEWSIPFNLGDNMLMAAERPF, encoded by the coding sequence ATGTTGTTCCAGTGGCCCATGCGCTCGGCGCAGGCGCTGCTCCAGGCGTACCAGGACGTGGAGGATCCGCTCTACGTGGCGGAGAAGGACAACCGCTACCGCACCTTCCGCCGCGTGCTGAAGGAGCTGGGGTCGGCCCAGGACCGGAGCCTGCTCGACGTGGGGGCCTACTGCGGCTACTTCCTGGATGTGGCGCGCGAGGGCGGCTTCCGTCCCGAGGGGTTGGAGCTGTCGCGCTGGGCCGCGGGGCATGCGCGCCAGCTGGGCTTCACCGTGCACGGCGTGCCGCTCAAGGAGTTGGCCACGCGCGGAACGACCTATGACGTCGTGACGCTGTGGGACGTGGTGGAGCACTTCGCAGATCCGCGCGAGGAGCTGGCCGCCGCCTTCCAGTTGGTGCGCCCGGGTGGCCGCGTCTACTTGTCCACCATCGACGTGGGCAGCCTGGTGGCCCGGATGCTGGGCGGCCAGTGGCCGTGGCTGATGGACATGCACCTCTTCTATTTCGACCGGCGCACGCTCGCGATGATGCTGGAAGAGGTGGGCTTCCGGGTGACGGACGTCCGGACGTACACGCACATCATCTCGGCGGACTATCTGCTGCGGAAGGTGTCCGCGAGCTTCCGGCCCGCCGCGCCAGTGCTGGAGTTGGTGCGGCGCGGGATGCCGGGCGAGTGGTCCATCCCGTTCAACCTGGGCGACAACATGTTGATGGCCGCCGAGCGGCCCTTCTGA
- a CDS encoding histidine phosphatase family protein, with the protein MRIFLVRHGDADAEIPEGLGDEARALTAKSRANTALHFAALAERMGPIGLILTSPLVRAVQTAQILSTATRHEGLLRVHRCLLPDMPVGAVEPVILEHADQNIVLVGHQPSMGALAAHLLGMQSFPKPVNPGTVIAMERPETPIDDDAMPAINDKQGENANAAAQQLKFLFYAAPGQQVLDVIQ; encoded by the coding sequence TTGAGGATTTTCCTGGTGAGGCACGGCGATGCGGACGCAGAGATCCCCGAGGGTCTCGGCGACGAGGCGCGCGCGCTGACCGCGAAGTCCCGCGCCAACACCGCGCTGCATTTCGCGGCGCTGGCGGAGCGGATGGGGCCCATCGGGCTCATCCTCACCAGCCCGTTGGTGCGGGCGGTGCAGACGGCGCAGATCCTCTCCACCGCGACCCGCCACGAGGGCCTCCTGCGCGTGCACCGGTGCCTCCTGCCGGACATGCCGGTGGGCGCCGTGGAGCCCGTCATCCTCGAGCACGCGGATCAGAACATCGTGCTCGTGGGGCACCAGCCGTCCATGGGCGCGCTCGCCGCGCACCTCCTGGGGATGCAGTCGTTCCCCAAGCCGGTGAACCCGGGCACCGTCATCGCCATGGAGCGTCCGGAGACGCCCATCGATGACGACGCGATGCCGGCCATCAACGACAAGCAGGGCGAGAACGCGAACGCGGCCGCGCAGCAGCTCAAGTTCCTGTTCTACGCGGCCCCGGGTCAGCAAGTCCTCGACGTCATCCAGTGA
- a CDS encoding FAD-dependent oxidoreductase, translating into MRALTDLQTDTGPSLTLGMPGFTFEDLYRPRGLRRLMERFDAQLAEAEPDLFQTFDAYRQSGGTSLSGPQEADVLVRVARHVSRFISQLFRIETESQRLAGHLRGELPLFDFKREFITRRVFKKGAPERPSLSEFPSLDARMRLLMQLGFPDALAHGDLERGLAESILTLLDLERLFAGSLPPESQPRAESLRARWTTLRTALLSTPEGRDSFGSSLVSKGDDAAELLAVRALVSLADRWTYARALHPETKDVFHSWPTHRLPKPLVFDQLVQLQRPDAELPEKTEGLEHHLRHRDGFKLTDRRGTQRDVMSEVDYCVICHERQKDSCSTGFPAKDPVAEGHTYKKNPLGIPLTGCPLDERISEAHLLKREGDSLGALAMITLDNPMCPGTGHRICNDCMKACIFQKQEPVNIPLAETGALTDVLDLPWGFEIYGLLTRWNPLNIRRPYALPYVGRNVLVVGLGPAGYTLSHYLLNEGFAVTGIDGLKVEPFPDELVGRGGQGLQPIRDWRALTRELDERVLEGFGGVSEYGITVRWDKNFLTLIHLTLARREGFRIYGGTRFGGTLTIDDAWSLGFDHIAIAAGAGRPTIIGMKNNLIRGIRKASDFLMALQLTGAFKKDSLANLQVQLPAIVIGGGLTGVDTATELMAYYPVQVEKALDRHEKLAADLGEDAILAKLDAEERATYQTFLEHGRAVRAERQRAKEEGRTPDFIKLVRAWGGVSLVYRRGLTESPAYRLNHEEVSKALEEGIRFIERMSPVEALPDATGAVRALRFERMVTVDGKLKGSGQFFEMPARTVCVAAGTSPNVTYEKEYPGTFQLDSSGDYFQGHALKETAEGFALESIEAAEDMSARVGFFTSYQKDGRFISFYGDNHPTYAGNVVKAMASAKDGHPEVARLFARDVAALDVRDELDEARREERRAAHFAKLDEALLATVVAVNRLTPTIVEVVVKAPFAASHFEPGQFYRLQNFERNAPVVDGIRLTMEGLALTGAWVDKERGLMGTIVLEMGSSSRLCAALKPGEPVVLMGPTGAPTEIGRNETVVLVGGGLGNAVLFSIARSLKAAGCRVVYFAGYRLKADSFKHEEIEAGTDQVIWSVDSGEPLPARRPQDASFQGNVVQAMVAYAQGKLGVAPVVSLSDVDRIIAIGSDRMMRAVAEARHGVLQPYLKPGHEAIGSINSPMQCMMKEICAQCLQKHVDPTTGKETWVFSCYNQDQRLDHVDFVNLNQRLRGNTVLEKVADTFLARLLKTAPHLKRV; encoded by the coding sequence ATGCGCGCCTTGACCGACCTGCAAACCGATACCGGCCCTTCCCTCACCCTGGGCATGCCGGGCTTCACGTTCGAAGACCTGTACCGTCCGCGCGGCCTGCGGCGGCTCATGGAGCGCTTCGACGCGCAGCTCGCCGAGGCTGAGCCCGACCTCTTCCAAACCTTCGACGCCTACCGCCAGTCCGGAGGCACCAGCCTCTCCGGTCCGCAAGAGGCGGACGTGCTCGTGCGCGTGGCGCGCCACGTCTCGCGCTTCATCAGCCAGCTCTTCCGCATCGAGACCGAGTCCCAGCGACTGGCCGGGCACCTGCGCGGCGAGCTGCCCCTCTTCGACTTCAAGCGCGAGTTCATCACCCGCCGCGTCTTCAAGAAGGGCGCCCCCGAGCGCCCGTCGCTGTCCGAGTTCCCCTCGCTCGACGCGCGCATGCGCCTGCTCATGCAGCTGGGCTTCCCGGACGCACTCGCGCACGGGGACCTGGAGCGAGGACTCGCCGAGTCCATCCTCACGCTGCTCGATCTGGAGCGCCTCTTCGCCGGCAGCCTCCCGCCCGAGTCCCAGCCCCGCGCCGAGTCCCTCCGCGCCCGCTGGACCACGCTGCGCACCGCGCTCCTGTCCACGCCCGAGGGGCGCGACAGCTTCGGCTCCAGCCTCGTCTCCAAGGGCGATGACGCGGCGGAGCTGCTCGCCGTGCGCGCGCTCGTGTCGCTGGCGGACCGGTGGACCTACGCGCGGGCCCTGCACCCGGAGACGAAGGACGTCTTCCACTCGTGGCCCACGCACCGGCTGCCCAAGCCGCTGGTGTTCGATCAGCTCGTCCAGCTCCAGCGTCCGGACGCCGAGCTGCCGGAGAAGACCGAGGGCCTGGAGCACCACCTGCGCCACCGCGACGGCTTCAAGCTCACGGACCGCCGAGGCACCCAGCGCGACGTGATGAGCGAGGTGGACTACTGCGTCATCTGTCACGAGCGCCAGAAGGACTCGTGCTCCACGGGCTTCCCCGCCAAGGATCCGGTGGCCGAGGGCCACACGTACAAGAAGAACCCGCTCGGCATCCCGCTCACCGGCTGCCCGCTCGACGAGCGCATCTCCGAGGCGCACCTGCTCAAGCGTGAGGGCGACTCGCTGGGCGCGCTCGCGATGATCACCCTGGACAACCCCATGTGTCCGGGGACTGGCCACCGCATCTGCAATGACTGCATGAAGGCGTGCATCTTCCAGAAGCAGGAGCCGGTGAACATCCCGCTGGCGGAGACGGGCGCGCTCACGGACGTGCTCGACCTGCCGTGGGGCTTTGAAATCTACGGACTGCTGACGCGCTGGAACCCGCTCAACATCCGCCGGCCGTACGCGCTGCCCTACGTGGGCCGCAACGTGCTGGTGGTGGGCCTGGGCCCCGCGGGCTACACGCTGTCGCACTACCTGCTCAACGAGGGCTTCGCCGTCACCGGCATCGACGGCCTCAAGGTCGAGCCGTTCCCCGATGAGCTGGTGGGTCGCGGCGGCCAGGGACTCCAGCCCATCCGCGACTGGCGGGCGCTGACGCGGGAGCTGGACGAGCGCGTGCTGGAGGGCTTCGGTGGCGTGTCCGAGTACGGAATCACCGTGCGCTGGGACAAGAACTTCCTCACGCTCATCCACCTCACGCTGGCGCGGCGCGAGGGCTTCCGCATCTACGGCGGCACGCGCTTTGGCGGCACGCTCACCATCGACGACGCGTGGTCGCTGGGGTTCGATCACATCGCCATCGCGGCCGGCGCGGGGCGCCCCACCATCATCGGGATGAAGAACAACCTCATCCGGGGCATCCGCAAGGCGAGCGACTTCCTCATGGCGCTGCAGCTCACTGGCGCGTTCAAGAAGGACTCGCTGGCCAACCTCCAGGTGCAGCTGCCGGCCATCGTCATCGGCGGCGGACTCACCGGCGTCGACACCGCCACCGAGCTGATGGCGTACTACCCGGTGCAGGTGGAGAAGGCGCTCGACCGGCACGAGAAGCTCGCGGCGGACCTGGGCGAGGACGCCATCCTCGCGAAGCTGGACGCCGAGGAGCGCGCCACCTACCAGACCTTCCTGGAGCACGGCCGCGCGGTGCGCGCCGAGCGGCAGCGCGCGAAGGAAGAGGGCCGCACGCCGGACTTCATCAAGCTCGTGCGCGCCTGGGGCGGCGTGAGCCTGGTGTATCGCCGCGGCCTCACCGAGTCCCCCGCCTACCGCCTCAACCACGAGGAGGTCTCCAAGGCGCTGGAGGAAGGCATCCGCTTCATCGAGCGCATGAGCCCGGTGGAGGCGCTGCCGGACGCCACGGGCGCGGTGCGCGCGCTGCGCTTCGAGCGCATGGTGACGGTGGACGGCAAGCTCAAGGGCAGCGGCCAGTTCTTCGAGATGCCCGCCCGCACGGTGTGCGTCGCCGCGGGCACCTCGCCCAACGTCACGTACGAGAAGGAGTACCCGGGCACCTTCCAGCTCGACTCCTCCGGTGACTACTTCCAGGGCCACGCCCTGAAGGAGACCGCCGAGGGCTTCGCGCTCGAGTCCATCGAAGCCGCCGAGGACATGTCCGCGCGCGTGGGCTTCTTCACCTCGTACCAGAAGGACGGGCGCTTCATCAGCTTCTACGGCGACAACCACCCGACGTACGCGGGCAACGTGGTGAAGGCCATGGCCAGCGCGAAGGATGGTCACCCGGAAGTCGCGCGCCTGTTCGCGCGGGACGTGGCCGCCCTGGACGTCCGCGACGAGCTGGACGAGGCCCGCCGCGAGGAGCGCCGCGCCGCGCACTTCGCGAAGCTGGACGAGGCGCTGCTCGCCACGGTGGTCGCGGTCAACCGCCTGACGCCCACCATCGTCGAGGTCGTGGTGAAGGCGCCGTTCGCGGCGAGCCACTTCGAGCCCGGCCAGTTCTACCGGCTGCAGAACTTCGAGCGGAACGCGCCGGTGGTGGATGGCATCCGCCTCACCATGGAGGGCCTGGCGCTCACCGGGGCCTGGGTGGACAAGGAGCGCGGGCTGATGGGCACCATCGTGTTGGAGATGGGCTCATCCTCGCGCCTGTGCGCCGCGCTCAAGCCCGGCGAGCCGGTGGTGCTCATGGGCCCCACGGGCGCGCCCACGGAGATCGGCCGCAACGAGACCGTCGTCCTGGTGGGCGGAGGCCTGGGCAACGCGGTGCTCTTCTCCATCGCGCGCTCGCTCAAGGCCGCGGGCTGCCGCGTCGTGTACTTCGCCGGCTATCGGCTGAAGGCGGACTCGTTCAAGCACGAGGAGATCGAGGCCGGCACGGACCAGGTCATCTGGTCGGTGGACTCCGGCGAGCCGCTTCCCGCGCGACGGCCGCAGGACGCGTCCTTCCAGGGCAACGTGGTGCAGGCCATGGTCGCCTACGCGCAAGGGAAGCTGGGCGTGGCGCCCGTCGTCTCGCTGAGCGACGTGGACCGCATCATCGCCATCGGCTCGGACCGGATGATGCGCGCGGTGGCCGAGGCGCGGCACGGCGTGCTGCAGCCGTACCTCAAGCCGGGCCACGAGGCGATCGGCTCCATCAACTCGCCGATGCAGTGCATGATGAAGGAGATCTGCGCCCAGTGCCTCCAGAAGCACGTGGATCCGACCACGGGCAAGGAGACGTGGGTGTTCTCTTGCTACAACCAGGACCAGCGCCTGGACCACGTCGACTTCGTCAACCTCAACCAGCGCCTGCGCGGCAACACCGTCCTGGAGAAGGTCGCGGACACGTTCCTCGCGCGACTGCTCAAGACCGCGCCGCACCTCAAGCGCGTCTGA
- the cyaY gene encoding iron donor protein CyaY, which translates to MMDEARFNQLTAAVFKRIIAAADTLDPDVLEAESTGDMVTLTSRSREKCIINTQRAVRQLWVAGMSQGIHFDYDEATRTWKDDKGRGLELLSFVAEAVKSLTGQDLPYPA; encoded by the coding sequence ATGATGGACGAAGCCCGCTTCAATCAGCTCACCGCCGCCGTCTTCAAGCGCATCATCGCCGCGGCGGACACCTTGGATCCGGACGTGCTCGAAGCCGAGAGCACCGGGGACATGGTGACGCTGACCTCTCGCTCGCGTGAGAAGTGCATCATCAACACGCAGCGCGCGGTGCGGCAGCTCTGGGTCGCCGGGATGAGCCAGGGCATCCACTTCGACTACGACGAGGCCACCCGCACCTGGAAGGATGACAAGGGGCGCGGGCTGGAGCTGCTGTCCTTCGTCGCGGAAGCAGTGAAGTCCCTCACCGGGCAGGACCTCCCCTACCCCGCCTGA
- a CDS encoding UMP kinase, whose amino-acid sequence MPDTTLPYKRVLLKLSGEALMGEGKYGIHPPTLLRIAEEIAELSRAGVELAVVIGGGNIFRGVAGATEGMDRASADYMGMLATCINSMAMQDALEKQGLHTRVQSAIKMEQISEPYIRRRAVRHLEKGRVVIFAAGTGNPYFTTDTAASLRAMEINAQIILKATKVDGVYSADPKKEPTARRYKTLTYMDVLRQNLNVMDSTAISLCMDNKLPIIVFDLTTRGNIQRAVLGNGEIGTVVGAAETAWA is encoded by the coding sequence ATGCCAGACACGACCCTTCCCTACAAGCGCGTCCTCCTCAAGCTCTCGGGTGAAGCCCTGATGGGTGAGGGGAAGTACGGCATCCATCCGCCCACGCTCCTTCGCATCGCGGAGGAGATCGCGGAACTGTCGCGAGCGGGAGTGGAGCTGGCCGTCGTCATTGGCGGCGGCAACATCTTCCGAGGCGTGGCCGGCGCCACGGAGGGCATGGACCGCGCGAGCGCCGACTACATGGGCATGCTCGCCACCTGCATCAACTCCATGGCCATGCAGGACGCCCTGGAGAAGCAGGGGCTGCACACGCGAGTCCAGTCCGCCATCAAGATGGAGCAGATCTCCGAGCCCTACATCCGCCGGCGCGCGGTGCGGCACCTGGAGAAGGGCCGCGTGGTCATCTTCGCCGCGGGCACGGGCAACCCCTACTTCACCACCGACACGGCCGCGTCGCTGCGCGCGATGGAAATCAACGCGCAGATCATCCTCAAGGCCACCAAGGTGGATGGCGTCTACAGCGCGGATCCGAAGAAGGAGCCGACGGCGCGCCGCTACAAGACGCTGACGTACATGGATGTCCTCCGGCAGAATCTGAACGTGATGGATTCCACCGCCATCTCGCTGTGCATGGACAACAAGCTGCCCATCATCGTGTTCGACCTCACCACGCGGGGAAACATCCAGCGCGCGGTGCTGGGCAATGGCGAGATTGGTACGGTGGTGGGCGCGGCCGAGACGGCCTGGGCCTGA
- a CDS encoding diguanylate cyclase encodes MASVLLAEPSAPVAGALRRFLDVAAQEVTTAASLEEALRHALAQPPPSLVVASATGGWDGEALCRSLRDQGSDVPVLLLYPPDEEHADERAASVGADACLVGPLKRGNLLGCVRLLSKLVEARRKPAPAPAAPLPTAAAASASADFEFLKRLLLLEVKRSRRYRYPIALLVVELDAFSTRVAALPLAERTAVLGEVLGLLIAGVRDIDVAVPFADGRFGIFLPHTPRTGALVVAERLRAKVKSLRSLPGVSASVGVAVSEPTMTKASPSQGQGVSFGGMLKEAGEALRRAQAAGGDRVEATAGATGVAQAG; translated from the coding sequence ATGGCCTCCGTCCTCCTGGCCGAACCTTCCGCTCCCGTGGCGGGGGCGCTGCGGCGCTTCCTGGATGTTGCCGCGCAGGAAGTCACCACCGCGGCCAGCCTCGAGGAGGCGCTGCGCCACGCGTTGGCGCAGCCTCCTCCGTCCCTCGTCGTGGCCTCGGCCACGGGGGGCTGGGACGGCGAGGCGCTCTGCCGCAGCCTGCGGGATCAGGGCTCGGATGTGCCCGTGCTCCTGCTGTATCCGCCCGATGAGGAGCACGCGGATGAGCGGGCCGCCTCCGTGGGCGCGGACGCGTGCCTGGTGGGGCCACTCAAGCGTGGCAATCTCCTCGGGTGCGTGAGGTTGCTGTCGAAGCTCGTCGAGGCACGCCGGAAGCCAGCCCCCGCGCCAGCCGCGCCGCTGCCGACCGCGGCTGCAGCGTCAGCGTCCGCGGACTTCGAGTTCCTCAAGCGATTGCTGCTGCTGGAGGTGAAGCGCAGCCGCCGCTACCGCTATCCCATCGCGTTGCTGGTGGTGGAACTGGATGCCTTCTCCACGCGCGTGGCCGCGCTTCCGCTCGCGGAGCGCACCGCGGTGCTGGGCGAGGTGCTGGGCCTGCTCATCGCGGGCGTGCGCGACATCGACGTGGCGGTGCCCTTCGCGGATGGCCGCTTCGGCATCTTCCTCCCGCACACGCCTCGCACGGGCGCACTGGTGGTCGCCGAGCGGCTGCGCGCGAAGGTGAAGTCGCTGCGCTCGCTGCCGGGCGTGAGTGCGTCCGTGGGGGTGGCGGTGTCCGAGCCCACCATGACCAAGGCCTCGCCCTCGCAGGGACAGGGCGTCAGCTTTGGCGGGATGCTCAAGGAGGCCGGCGAGGCGCTGCGGCGCGCGCAGGCCGCGGGAGGCGACCGCGTGGAAGCGACCGCCGGCGCGACGGGAGTGGCTCAGGCGGGGTAG
- the frr gene encoding ribosome recycling factor, translating to MNGDVVAELKGRIDKSLEDLRRELSKVRTGRASTAILDGVRVDYYGTPTPLSGVASVNAPEPRLIVIKPWEKNLLKEIEKALREANLGINPMNDGEMIRLPFPPLTEERRKDIAKQVKTKGEDHKVAIRNVRRDANESLKTQLKDKKITEDDHKRITESVQKQTDAGIAQVDQIVAAKEKEIMSV from the coding sequence ATGAACGGAGACGTCGTCGCCGAACTGAAGGGCCGCATCGACAAGTCGCTGGAGGACCTCCGCCGCGAGCTGTCCAAGGTGCGCACGGGCCGGGCCAGCACCGCCATCCTGGATGGCGTCCGGGTGGACTACTACGGCACCCCCACGCCGCTGTCCGGCGTGGCCAGCGTCAACGCGCCCGAGCCCCGGCTCATCGTCATCAAGCCGTGGGAGAAGAACCTCCTCAAGGAGATCGAGAAGGCCCTGCGCGAGGCGAACCTGGGCATCAACCCCATGAACGACGGGGAGATGATCCGCCTGCCCTTCCCGCCGCTCACCGAGGAGCGCCGCAAGGACATCGCCAAGCAGGTGAAGACGAAGGGTGAGGACCACAAGGTCGCCATCCGCAACGTCCGCCGCGACGCGAACGAGTCCCTCAAGACGCAGCTGAAGGACAAGAAGATCACCGAGGACGACCACAAGCGCATCACCGAGAGCGTGCAGAAGCAGACGGACGCTGGCATCGCTCAGGTCGATCAGATCGTCGCCGCGAAGGAGAAGGAGATCATGTCGGTTTGA
- the tsf gene encoding translation elongation factor Ts — protein MAEVSAQMVKELRERTGAGMMDCKKALAETGGDFTKAEEWLRKKGISRAAGKEGRVAAEGLIGSYIHSGRIGVLVEVNCETDFVARNDDFQDLVKDVAMQIAAANPKYVRREEVPAAAMEKEKEIQRELLKQQGKPEAMLEKILVGKMEKYYELVCLVDQLWVKDDKKKVGDMITERAAKIGEKVSVRRFTRYEVGEGIEKKKDDLAAEVAKTLGQA, from the coding sequence ATGGCCGAGGTCAGCGCCCAGATGGTGAAGGAGCTCCGCGAGCGGACCGGCGCGGGCATGATGGACTGCAAGAAGGCGCTCGCCGAGACGGGCGGCGACTTCACCAAGGCGGAGGAGTGGCTTCGCAAGAAGGGCATCTCCCGCGCCGCCGGCAAGGAAGGCCGCGTGGCGGCCGAGGGTCTCATTGGCAGCTACATCCACAGTGGCCGCATCGGCGTCCTCGTGGAGGTCAACTGTGAGACGGACTTCGTTGCCCGCAACGACGACTTCCAGGACCTGGTGAAGGACGTGGCGATGCAGATCGCCGCGGCCAACCCCAAGTACGTCCGCCGCGAGGAAGTCCCCGCCGCCGCGATGGAGAAGGAGAAGGAGATCCAGCGCGAGCTGCTCAAGCAGCAGGGCAAGCCCGAGGCGATGCTGGAGAAGATCCTCGTGGGCAAGATGGAGAAGTACTACGAGCTCGTCTGCCTGGTGGATCAGCTCTGGGTGAAGGACGACAAGAAGAAGGTCGGTGACATGATCACCGAGCGCGCGGCCAAGATTGGCGAGAAGGTCTCCGTGCGCCGCTTCACCCGCTACGAGGTGGGTGAGGGCATCGAGAAGAAGAAGGACGACCTGGCCGCCGAGGTCGCCAAGACGCTGGGCCAGGCCTAA
- the rpsB gene encoding 30S ribosomal protein S2: protein METTQDTQTQAQAMAAASGITMRQLLEAGVHFGHQTKRWNPKMKPYIFGARNGIYIIDLQKTVTMARAAFRFVADITARGGSVLFVGTKKQAQDVIREEALRAGQFFVTSRWLGGTLTNFKTIKQGIDRLKTLEKMAEDGTFERLPKKEVAALDREREKLEKNLGGVKEMSKLPRCVFVIDPKKEHIAIHEATRLGIPVIGLVDTNCDPDGIDFVIPGNDDAIRSIKLFTSKIADACLEGGARYRASGAAERDEQEEREGRDDRRDRDDRRGPRRGGDRDRRGGDRGGDRRGPLVEMKGAPVAAEPVATEGEGGQGGE, encoded by the coding sequence ATGGAAACGACGCAGGATACGCAGACCCAGGCGCAGGCCATGGCCGCCGCGAGCGGCATCACGATGCGGCAGCTCCTGGAGGCCGGCGTTCACTTCGGCCACCAGACGAAGCGCTGGAACCCGAAGATGAAGCCGTACATCTTCGGTGCCCGCAACGGCATCTACATCATCGACCTGCAGAAGACCGTGACGATGGCCCGGGCGGCCTTCCGCTTCGTGGCGGACATCACGGCGCGCGGTGGCTCGGTGCTGTTCGTCGGGACGAAGAAGCAGGCGCAGGACGTCATCCGCGAGGAGGCGCTGCGCGCCGGTCAGTTCTTCGTCACCAGCCGTTGGCTGGGTGGCACGCTGACCAACTTCAAGACCATCAAGCAGGGCATCGACCGGCTGAAGACCCTGGAGAAGATGGCCGAGGACGGGACCTTCGAGCGCCTCCCCAAGAAGGAGGTCGCCGCGCTGGACCGTGAGCGCGAGAAGCTCGAGAAGAACCTGGGCGGCGTGAAGGAGATGTCGAAGCTGCCCCGCTGCGTCTTCGTTATCGACCCGAAGAAGGAGCACATCGCCATCCACGAGGCCACCCGCCTGGGTATCCCGGTCATCGGCCTGGTGGACACGAACTGCGACCCGGACGGCATCGACTTCGTCATCCCGGGCAACGACGACGCCATCCGCTCCATCAAGCTCTTCACCTCGAAGATCGCCGACGCCTGCCTCGAGGGTGGCGCCCGCTACCGCGCCTCTGGCGCCGCCGAGCGCGACGAGCAGGAGGAGCGCGAGGGCCGTGATGACCGCCGCGACCGCGACGACCGTCGGGGTCCGCGCCGGGGTGGTGACCGCGATCGCCGCGGCGGTGACCGTGGCGGCGACCGCCGGGGTCCGCTCGTGGAGATGAAGGGCGCGCCGGTTGCGGCCGAGCCCGTGGCCACCGAGGGTGAGGGCGGTCAGGGCGGCGAGTAA